Proteins encoded together in one Streptomyces sp. B1I3 window:
- a CDS encoding maleylpyruvate isomerase family mycothiol-dependent enzyme, with translation MTVHPSLQTYADAWTHSIESIAELVKPLVEGEWNRRTPCPGWSVRDIVSHIIGMECEQLGDPRPIHTLPRDLYHVQNDYQRYMEMQVDVRRHHTAPEMTSELEYTLIRRMRQLRNESRAPETMVRAPLGAEQTLELALHMRAFDVWVHEQDLRTTLGQPGNLDSPGALVARDTLLAGLPKVVAKDAGAPHNSAVVFDVHGPVEFLRTVRVDGDGRGSVDGAPSLGPAATLAMDWETYYRLACGRVRPHAVEDRIKIDGDQELAAAILQHFAVTP, from the coding sequence GTGACCGTCCATCCCAGCCTCCAGACCTACGCCGACGCCTGGACCCACTCCATCGAGTCGATAGCCGAGCTGGTCAAGCCGCTCGTCGAGGGGGAGTGGAACCGCCGTACGCCCTGCCCCGGCTGGTCGGTGCGCGACATCGTCTCGCACATCATCGGCATGGAGTGCGAACAGCTCGGCGATCCCCGTCCGATCCACACGCTGCCGCGCGACCTCTACCACGTGCAGAACGACTACCAGCGCTACATGGAGATGCAGGTGGACGTCCGGCGCCACCACACGGCGCCGGAGATGACCTCGGAGCTGGAGTACACGCTCATCCGGCGCATGCGCCAGCTGCGCAACGAGTCGCGCGCCCCCGAGACCATGGTGCGGGCGCCCCTCGGCGCCGAGCAGACGCTGGAACTGGCGCTGCACATGCGCGCCTTCGACGTCTGGGTCCATGAGCAGGACCTGCGGACGACGCTGGGTCAGCCCGGGAACCTGGACTCCCCCGGCGCCCTCGTCGCCCGCGACACGCTGCTGGCCGGGCTGCCGAAGGTGGTCGCCAAGGACGCGGGCGCGCCGCACAACTCGGCCGTGGTCTTCGACGTCCACGGTCCCGTCGAGTTCCTGCGCACGGTCCGGGTCGACGGCGACGGCCGCGGTTCGGTCGACGGTGCGCCGTCGCTGGGCCCCGCCGCGACGCTGGCGATGGACTGGGAGACCTACTACCGGCTGGCGTGCGGCCGGGTCCGGCCGCACGCGGTGGAGGACCGGATCAAGATCGACGGCGACCAGGAGCTGGCCGCCGCGATCCTCCAGCACTTCGCCGTGACCCCGTAA
- a CDS encoding carbon-nitrogen family hydrolase, whose product MHASLIQIAVNPDEPVNSRRERAASLVVAQRGADLVVLPELWPVGAFAYTAFADEAEPLRGPTHDVMAQAAAEAGVWLHAGSFVERAEDGTLYNTSLVFSPEGERTAAYRKIHRFGFDKGEAVMMGAGEELVTVALPQTTLGLATCYDLRFPEMFRGLVDAGAETLVVAAGWPERRRSHWTLLAQARAVENQAYVLAVGSAGTHAGIEQAGHSLVVDPWGEVLAEAGPDEEVLSVEFDPARTAATREQFPALKDRRLGLAPPR is encoded by the coding sequence GTGCACGCCTCCCTCATCCAGATCGCAGTAAACCCGGACGAGCCGGTCAATTCCCGTAGAGAGCGCGCGGCTTCGCTGGTCGTGGCCCAGCGGGGTGCGGATCTGGTGGTCCTCCCGGAGCTGTGGCCGGTCGGTGCCTTCGCCTACACCGCGTTCGCCGACGAGGCCGAACCGCTGCGGGGCCCCACGCACGACGTCATGGCGCAGGCCGCCGCCGAGGCGGGGGTCTGGCTGCACGCGGGTTCGTTCGTCGAGCGTGCCGAGGACGGCACCCTCTACAACACCTCGCTCGTCTTCTCGCCCGAGGGCGAGCGGACCGCCGCCTACCGCAAGATCCACCGCTTCGGATTCGACAAGGGCGAGGCGGTGATGATGGGTGCGGGCGAGGAGCTCGTCACGGTCGCCCTGCCGCAGACCACCCTCGGCCTGGCCACCTGCTACGACCTGCGCTTCCCGGAGATGTTCCGCGGGCTCGTCGACGCGGGGGCCGAGACCCTCGTGGTCGCTGCCGGGTGGCCGGAGCGCCGTCGCTCGCACTGGACCCTGCTGGCTCAGGCGCGGGCCGTCGAGAACCAGGCGTATGTCCTGGCCGTCGGGTCGGCGGGCACCCACGCCGGGATCGAGCAGGCCGGGCACAGCCTCGTCGTCGACCCCTGGGGAGAGGTGCTCGCGGAGGCGGGCCCGGACGAGGAGGTGCTCTCCGTGGAGTTCGACCCGGCGAGGACCGCCGCGACGCGTGAGCAGTTCCCGGCCCTCAAGGACCGCCGCCTCGGACTCGCCCCGCCGCGCTGA
- a CDS encoding LURP-one-related/scramblase family protein: MRLLVRERLFAVGDDYWIEDADGRKLFLVDGKAMRLRDTFELKDRDGRVLVEFHQKLVSLRDTMVVERGGEELARIRRKRLSLLRNHYRVTLVEGTELDVSGKILDREFAIEYDGELLAQVSRRLLTVRETYGIDIVREDADVSLLIAVAVCVIVLADKERDED; this comes from the coding sequence ATGAGACTTCTCGTGCGTGAGCGTCTGTTCGCCGTCGGAGACGACTACTGGATCGAGGACGCGGACGGGCGGAAGCTCTTCCTCGTCGACGGCAAGGCGATGCGGCTCCGCGACACCTTCGAGCTGAAGGACAGGGACGGCCGGGTGCTGGTGGAGTTCCATCAGAAGCTGGTCAGTCTGCGCGACACGATGGTGGTCGAACGCGGCGGAGAGGAACTCGCCCGGATCAGGCGGAAGCGGCTCTCGCTCCTGCGCAACCACTACCGGGTGACCTTGGTGGAAGGCACCGAGCTCGACGTCAGCGGCAAGATCCTGGATCGCGAGTTCGCCATCGAGTACGACGGCGAACTGCTCGCCCAGGTCTCACGGCGCCTGCTCACCGTCCGTGAGACGTACGGCATCGACATCGTCCGTGAGGACGCCGACGTGTCCCTGCTCATCGCGGTGGCGGTGTGCGTGATCGTCCTCGCCGACAAGGAACGCGACGAGGACTGA
- a CDS encoding NHL domain-containing thioredoxin family protein, producing the protein MTARARVRAPELIGKGGWLNTGDRSYTLADLRGRIVILDFWTFCCVNCLHVLDELRELEEKHRDTVVIIGVHSPKFVHEAEHQAVVDAVERYEVHHPVLDDPELATWKQYAVRAWPTLVVVDPEGYVVAQHAGEGHAHAIEKLVEELETEHAAKGTLRRGDGPYVAPEPVATHLRFPGKALVLPGGGFLVSDTTRHRLVELEADGETVRRHIGSGERGFADGGPGEARFSEPQGLAVLPDGRIAVADTVNHAIRALDPATGVTTTLAGTGRQWWQGSATEGPATEVDLSSPWDIAWFDGRLWIAMAGVHQLWTYDPGQGTVRVAAGTTNEGLVDGPGAEAWFAQPSGLAASGDRLWVADSETSALRYVDLRGAVHTAVGTGLFDFGHRDGPAGQALLQHPLGVTALPDGSVAVSDTYNHALRRYDPETGEVTTLATDLREPSDAVLVDGDLVVVESARHRLTRLRLPEEAVRVADRAHRTRRAATDIAPGTLRLDVVFQAPAGQKLDTRYGPSTRLLVSSTPPELLAEGSGPGTDLGRDLILSGGVTEGVLHVSAMAASCDDDPANEYPACHVHQQDWGVPVRVTAEGTSRLPLVLAGMDEQG; encoded by the coding sequence ATGACAGCACGTGCACGTGTCCGCGCCCCCGAACTGATCGGCAAGGGCGGCTGGCTCAATACAGGCGACCGCTCGTACACCCTCGCCGACCTGCGGGGACGCATCGTCATCCTGGACTTCTGGACCTTCTGCTGCGTGAACTGTCTGCACGTCCTGGACGAGCTGCGCGAGCTGGAGGAGAAGCACCGCGACACCGTGGTGATCATCGGTGTCCATTCGCCGAAGTTCGTGCACGAGGCCGAGCACCAGGCCGTGGTCGACGCCGTCGAGCGCTACGAGGTGCACCACCCCGTCCTCGACGACCCCGAGCTCGCCACCTGGAAGCAGTACGCCGTACGGGCCTGGCCCACGCTCGTCGTGGTGGACCCCGAGGGGTACGTCGTCGCGCAGCACGCAGGCGAGGGGCACGCGCACGCCATCGAGAAGCTCGTCGAGGAGCTGGAGACCGAGCACGCGGCGAAGGGCACCCTGCGCCGAGGGGACGGCCCGTACGTCGCTCCGGAGCCGGTCGCCACCCATCTGCGCTTCCCCGGCAAGGCGCTCGTGCTGCCCGGTGGCGGCTTCCTGGTGTCCGACACCACCCGGCACCGCCTGGTCGAGCTGGAGGCGGACGGCGAGACGGTGCGCAGGCACATCGGCTCCGGTGAGCGCGGGTTCGCCGACGGGGGCCCGGGCGAGGCGAGGTTCAGCGAACCGCAGGGCCTCGCGGTGCTGCCCGACGGCCGGATCGCCGTCGCGGACACGGTGAACCACGCGATCAGGGCCCTGGACCCCGCGACGGGCGTGACGACCACCCTCGCCGGTACGGGCCGCCAGTGGTGGCAGGGCTCGGCCACCGAAGGGCCGGCCACGGAGGTGGACCTGTCCTCGCCGTGGGACATCGCCTGGTTCGACGGCCGGCTGTGGATCGCCATGGCCGGGGTGCACCAGCTGTGGACGTACGACCCCGGTCAGGGCACCGTGCGCGTCGCCGCGGGAACGACCAACGAGGGCCTGGTCGACGGACCGGGCGCCGAGGCCTGGTTCGCCCAGCCCTCCGGCCTGGCCGCGTCCGGGGACCGGCTGTGGGTCGCCGACTCGGAGACCTCCGCGCTGCGGTACGTGGACCTGCGGGGCGCCGTCCACACCGCCGTCGGCACCGGCCTCTTCGACTTCGGCCACCGTGACGGACCGGCCGGCCAGGCGCTCCTGCAGCACCCGCTGGGCGTCACCGCCCTGCCCGACGGTTCGGTCGCGGTCAGCGACACGTACAACCACGCCCTGCGGCGCTACGACCCGGAAACCGGCGAGGTCACCACCCTGGCCACGGACCTGCGGGAGCCGAGCGACGCCGTACTCGTCGACGGCGACCTGGTCGTCGTGGAGTCCGCACGGCACCGGCTGACCCGGCTGCGGCTCCCCGAGGAGGCGGTGCGCGTCGCGGACCGGGCCCACCGCACCCGGCGGGCGGCCACCGACATCGCCCCCGGCACCCTCCGGCTGGACGTCGTCTTCCAGGCGCCCGCCGGGCAGAAGCTGGACACCCGGTACGGCCCCTCGACCCGGCTGCTGGTCTCCTCGACCCCGCCGGAGCTGCTCGCCGAGGGCTCCGGCCCCGGGACGGACCTGGGCCGGGACCTGATCCTTTCGGGCGGGGTCACCGAAGGCGTCCTGCACGTGTCGGCGATGGCGGCCTCCTGCGACGACGACCCGGCGAACGAGTACCCGGCCTGCCATGTGCACCAGCAGGACTGGGGCGTCCCCGTGCGCGTCACCGCCGAAGGGACGTCCAGGCTCCCGCTGGTGCTCGCCGGCATGGACGAGCAGGGCTGA
- a CDS encoding DUF4232 domain-containing protein, producing MRTFRNRTTVLAAAATAALALTLTACGDDGTGTRSAGPADVSRPATSPAQDAQDAAETASVQDTGAARTAGASKTADGATAVGAAEGAGGSSSSPSACTTGDLTVSAAAQDGPPYTHIVLTAKNTSGHSCRMEGFPEIRFLENARGIAPAVARSKPAAPVVLTAGAPAYALVKLSDGGMDEDVETVKDFSVTLQGNGGMAVVKAPGAEGIAVDPAKWATGYWTYELRNGADDF from the coding sequence ATGCGTACGTTCCGTAACCGCACCACCGTCCTCGCCGCCGCAGCCACCGCCGCGCTCGCACTGACCCTCACCGCCTGCGGTGACGACGGGACCGGCACCAGGTCCGCCGGCCCGGCGGACGTGTCGAGGCCGGCCACCTCGCCGGCACAGGACGCGCAGGACGCCGCGGAGACCGCTTCCGTGCAGGACACCGGCGCCGCGCGGACCGCAGGCGCGTCGAAGACGGCAGACGGCGCCACGGCCGTCGGCGCCGCAGAGGGCGCCGGCGGCTCCTCCTCGTCCCCCTCCGCATGCACCACCGGGGACCTCACGGTCAGCGCGGCGGCGCAGGACGGCCCGCCCTACACCCACATCGTGCTGACGGCGAAGAACACGTCCGGCCACAGCTGCCGGATGGAGGGCTTCCCCGAAATCCGCTTCCTGGAGAACGCCCGGGGCATCGCGCCGGCGGTCGCCAGGAGCAAGCCCGCCGCCCCCGTCGTGCTCACTGCGGGTGCCCCCGCCTACGCGCTGGTCAAGCTGTCGGACGGCGGCATGGACGAGGACGTGGAGACCGTGAAGGACTTCTCCGTCACCCTCCAGGGCAACGGCGGCATGGCCGTCGTGAAGGCCCCGGGCGCCGAGGGCATCGCCGTCGACCCGGCGAAGTGGGCGACGGGCTACTGGACGTACGAGCTGCGCAACGGCGCCGACGACTTCTAG
- a CDS encoding BTAD domain-containing putative transcriptional regulator, which translates to MEFRLLGTVSVEALTGPLPLGPAKRRSLLAALLLSANTPVSVSRLTECLWDDEPPLHARSVIQGHVSRLRALLIGADAPAYGVELATLGDAYVLRLPETLLDSQRFEELLMLARQQRSAADCVRMLDDALSLWQGPALSGAFAGPPLRAAAHTLEESRLATVEHLAQACASLGDHHRAAAVLRTEAVAHPMRESLAAALIGALHRAGRRSEALDWFHRTRRLLADELGVDPGRELADAYALILRGDPVPGGIREPGQAREAAQGPQPAAVRETAVLPGPAEGGGTAPTIRPAEGADAPSGPAGAERVIPSPRTRQAVRTAEVPHPTDLLPRAPRGFQGRAAELAALTRAAAGEAPVCLVTGPAGVGKTALALHWAHHNPAAFPDGRLFADLRGFSDTGEAALIDVLREFLPALGVTPRRVPESVPAAAALFRSLTDRRRLLVILDNARDSATVRALLPGGTDCVTLVTSRHRLEGLIASDAARPVPLDTLEPHDGTALLAGVLGEERVSAEPVAARRLAELCGGLPLALRVTAARLAGPPHRTLAGLADELADERSRLTYLEVDDTGVSAALRLTVQQLPPDAVHQLARLGHHPGSHFDPYTCAALAGTDPVRAAAALERLGAAHLVSETVPGRWVLHDLVRLYARGLEPASGPETLVRVLDHYIATALAAADTAEPGGEPCFVLPDGYHGPSAVRDFPDRAAAMRWLAAERDDLALAAVAARTAALHDRAWRIILLQWPQVVWRVRDNWAPLLELALDSARAQKDPYAESRVLNLLGWVLTEEGRTAEAVTLLERSPGLARQAGDRLGEATALINLAVVQAGQGDTAAALAGCGLAVRLAREEQDRHTEMLALQHLARMLLTANRPEEALECARTALGLGPEHEEAARRALLLTVAGEARLALGETDDGIRLLVRAAGEAERAGYDEGAVRALEVLLRVTPGAEYRGRYEEAHRRLADER; encoded by the coding sequence GTGGAGTTCCGGCTGCTCGGCACGGTCTCCGTCGAAGCACTGACCGGACCGCTGCCGCTCGGGCCCGCCAAGCGCCGCAGCCTGCTCGCCGCCCTGCTGCTGTCCGCCAACACCCCCGTGTCCGTCTCCCGGCTGACGGAGTGCCTGTGGGACGACGAACCCCCGCTGCACGCCCGTAGCGTCATCCAGGGGCACGTCTCCCGGCTCCGGGCCCTCCTGATCGGCGCCGACGCACCGGCGTACGGGGTGGAACTGGCCACGCTCGGGGACGCGTACGTCCTGCGCCTGCCGGAAACCCTCCTGGACTCCCAGCGGTTCGAGGAGCTCCTGATGCTGGCCCGGCAGCAGCGCAGCGCAGCCGACTGTGTCCGGATGCTCGACGACGCCCTGTCCCTGTGGCAGGGCCCCGCGCTCAGCGGAGCGTTCGCCGGACCGCCGCTCCGGGCCGCCGCGCACACGCTCGAGGAGTCGAGGCTGGCGACGGTGGAACACCTCGCGCAAGCCTGCGCGTCCTTGGGGGACCACCACCGCGCCGCGGCCGTGCTCCGGACGGAAGCGGTCGCCCATCCGATGCGCGAGTCCCTGGCCGCAGCCCTGATAGGAGCGCTCCACCGGGCAGGGCGCCGGTCGGAGGCGCTCGACTGGTTCCACCGCACGAGGCGGCTGCTCGCCGACGAACTGGGCGTCGACCCGGGACGCGAACTCGCCGACGCGTACGCGCTGATCCTGCGGGGGGACCCGGTGCCCGGTGGCATCCGGGAGCCCGGGCAGGCCCGGGAAGCGGCACAGGGACCGCAGCCCGCCGCTGTCCGGGAGACGGCGGTACTCCCCGGTCCCGCGGAGGGCGGCGGCACGGCGCCCACGATCCGCCCTGCCGAAGGCGCCGACGCGCCGTCCGGGCCCGCCGGTGCGGAGAGAGTCATCCCCTCCCCGCGCACCCGGCAGGCGGTGCGCACCGCCGAGGTGCCGCACCCCACCGACCTGCTGCCGCGCGCACCCCGCGGTTTCCAGGGACGCGCGGCCGAACTCGCGGCGCTGACCCGGGCAGCGGCGGGCGAGGCGCCCGTCTGCCTGGTCACCGGACCGGCCGGGGTGGGCAAGACGGCGCTCGCCCTGCACTGGGCCCACCACAACCCCGCGGCCTTCCCGGACGGGCGGCTCTTCGCCGACCTGCGCGGGTTCAGCGACACCGGTGAGGCCGCCCTCATCGACGTCCTGCGCGAGTTCCTGCCGGCACTCGGCGTCACACCGCGCCGCGTCCCTGAGTCCGTCCCCGCCGCCGCCGCGCTGTTCCGCTCCCTGACCGACCGGCGCAGGCTGCTCGTGATCCTCGACAACGCCCGCGACTCCGCCACCGTCCGCGCCCTGCTCCCGGGTGGCACCGACTGCGTCACCCTCGTCACCAGCCGCCATCGGCTGGAGGGCCTCATCGCCTCGGACGCGGCCCGGCCCGTCCCTCTCGACACCCTCGAACCCCACGACGGCACGGCGCTCCTGGCCGGGGTGCTCGGCGAGGAGAGGGTCTCCGCCGAACCGGTGGCGGCCCGCCGGCTCGCCGAGCTCTGCGGAGGCCTGCCCCTCGCCCTGCGCGTGACCGCGGCCCGGCTCGCCGGGCCCCCGCACCGGACCCTCGCCGGCCTGGCCGACGAACTAGCGGACGAACGCAGCCGTCTGACGTACCTCGAGGTGGACGACACCGGTGTGTCGGCCGCCCTGCGGCTGACCGTGCAGCAGCTGCCGCCGGACGCCGTGCACCAGCTGGCCCGGCTCGGGCACCATCCGGGCAGCCACTTCGACCCGTACACCTGCGCCGCGCTCGCGGGGACGGATCCCGTGCGGGCGGCGGCTGCGCTGGAACGGCTCGGTGCCGCCCATCTCGTGAGCGAGACGGTGCCCGGGCGCTGGGTACTGCACGACCTGGTACGCCTGTACGCCCGCGGTCTCGAACCGGCGTCCGGGCCCGAGACCCTGGTCCGGGTACTCGACCACTACATCGCCACCGCCCTCGCCGCCGCGGACACGGCCGAGCCGGGCGGCGAGCCCTGCTTCGTCCTGCCGGACGGCTACCACGGCCCCTCGGCCGTCCGGGACTTCCCCGACCGGGCGGCGGCGATGCGCTGGCTGGCCGCCGAGCGCGACGACCTGGCCCTGGCCGCCGTCGCCGCCCGCACCGCCGCACTCCACGACCGGGCCTGGCGGATCATCCTTCTGCAGTGGCCGCAGGTCGTGTGGCGGGTGCGGGACAACTGGGCCCCGCTGCTGGAACTGGCCCTGGACTCCGCCCGTGCGCAGAAGGACCCGTACGCCGAGTCGCGGGTGCTCAACCTCCTGGGCTGGGTGCTGACGGAAGAGGGCAGGACCGCCGAGGCCGTGACCCTGCTGGAGCGTTCGCCCGGTCTGGCCCGGCAGGCCGGTGACCGGCTGGGAGAGGCGACAGCGCTGATCAACCTGGCAGTCGTCCAGGCCGGTCAGGGCGATACCGCCGCTGCCCTGGCGGGCTGCGGGCTGGCCGTCCGGCTGGCCCGCGAGGAGCAGGACCGGCACACCGAGATGCTCGCCCTGCAGCACCTCGCCCGCATGCTGCTCACCGCGAACCGGCCCGAGGAGGCGCTGGAATGTGCCCGGACGGCGCTCGGTCTGGGGCCCGAGCACGAGGAGGCGGCCCGCCGGGCGCTGCTGCTGACCGTCGCCGGAGAGGCCCGCCTGGCGCTCGGCGAGACGGACGACGGGATCCGGCTGCTGGTCCGGGCGGCGGGCGAGGCGGAACGGGCGGGATACGACGAGGGCGCGGTACGGGCCCTGGAGGTCCTGCTGCGGGTGACGCCGGGGGCTGAGTACCGCGGACGGTACGAAGAGGCCCACCGGAGGCTCGCCGACGAGCGCTGA
- a CDS encoding DUF6458 family protein — translation MGLGGCILLIGAGAILAFATDWEMDTVNVDLVGWIMMLVGLVGVFVYVSIARRRRMVVPPATTVVAEDERRYQ, via the coding sequence ATGGGACTCGGAGGATGCATTCTCCTGATCGGTGCCGGGGCGATACTCGCGTTCGCCACCGATTGGGAGATGGACACCGTCAACGTCGACCTGGTCGGCTGGATCATGATGCTCGTCGGACTCGTCGGGGTCTTCGTCTACGTGAGCATCGCGCGGCGCCGCCGCATGGTCGTGCCGCCCGCCACCACGGTCGTGGCCGAGGACGAGCGTCGTTACCAGTGA
- a CDS encoding M18 family aminopeptidase, translating to MSSRLRFDRGHTDDLMAFLMAGPSPYHAVAAAAARLEKAGFRQVEETAAWDASTGGKYVLRGGAIVAWYVPEGAEAHTPFRIAGAHTDSPNLRVKPMPDTGSYGWRQIAVEVYGGTLLNTWLDRDLGLAGRLSLRDGTHRLVDIDRPLLRVPQLAVHLDRSANAEGLKLDRQKHMQPIWGLGEVAEGDLIRFVAEEAGVDPDDVTGWDLMPHPVEPPAYLGRDRELLAGPRMDNLLSVHAATAALTAVAAQPDDEIPYIPVLAAFDHEENGSQSDTGADGPLLGTVLERSVFARGGSYEDRARAFAGTVCLSSDTGHAIHPNYGERHDPTHHPVVNGGPILKVNVNMRYATDGSGRAVFAAACERAGVPWQTFVSNNSMPCGTTIGPITAARHGIQTVDVGVAILSMHSARELCGADDPYLLANAIAAFLEG from the coding sequence ATGAGCTCACGCCTCCGCTTCGACCGCGGGCACACCGACGACCTGATGGCCTTCCTGATGGCCGGGCCTTCCCCGTACCACGCCGTCGCCGCCGCGGCGGCGCGACTGGAGAAGGCCGGTTTCCGGCAGGTCGAGGAGACGGCGGCCTGGGACGCGTCAACGGGCGGGAAGTACGTCCTGCGCGGCGGCGCGATCGTCGCCTGGTACGTGCCGGAGGGCGCGGAGGCCCACACCCCGTTCCGGATCGCCGGAGCCCACACCGACTCCCCCAACCTGCGGGTCAAGCCGATGCCCGACACGGGCTCGTACGGCTGGCGGCAGATCGCCGTCGAGGTCTACGGCGGGACGCTCCTCAACACCTGGCTCGACCGGGACCTCGGCCTGGCCGGCCGGCTGTCGCTGCGGGACGGCACGCACCGGCTGGTCGACATAGACCGGCCGCTGCTGCGGGTGCCGCAGCTGGCCGTGCACCTGGACCGGTCCGCCAACGCCGAGGGACTCAAGCTCGACCGCCAGAAGCACATGCAGCCCATCTGGGGGCTCGGGGAGGTCGCGGAGGGTGACCTCATCCGGTTCGTCGCCGAGGAAGCGGGCGTCGACCCGGACGACGTCACCGGCTGGGACCTGATGCCGCACCCTGTCGAACCGCCGGCCTACCTGGGCCGGGACCGTGAGCTGCTCGCCGGACCGCGCATGGACAACCTGCTGTCCGTGCACGCCGCCACGGCGGCGCTGACCGCCGTGGCGGCACAGCCGGACGACGAGATCCCGTACATCCCCGTGCTGGCCGCCTTCGACCACGAGGAGAATGGCTCCCAGTCCGACACCGGCGCGGACGGCCCGCTGCTCGGCACCGTCCTGGAGCGCTCCGTGTTCGCCCGTGGCGGCTCCTACGAGGACCGCGCCCGCGCCTTCGCCGGTACCGTCTGCCTGTCCTCGGACACCGGCCACGCCATCCACCCCAACTACGGGGAGCGGCACGACCCGACGCACCACCCGGTGGTCAACGGCGGACCGATCCTCAAGGTCAACGTCAACATGCGGTACGCGACCGACGGCAGCGGCCGCGCCGTGTTCGCGGCCGCCTGCGAGAGGGCGGGCGTGCCGTGGCAGACGTTCGTCTCCAACAACTCGATGCCCTGCGGCACGACGATCGGCCCGATCACCGCCGCCCGGCACGGCATCCAGACCGTCGACGTCGGTGTCGCGATCCTCTCGATGCACAGCGCCCGCGAACTGTGCGGCGCGGACGACCCGTACCTGCTGGCCAACGCGATCGCGGCGTTCCTGGAGGGCTGA